In the Corynebacterium jeikeium genome, CAGGGCGCAGTAATGGTTTTGGTAATTGCCCGGACGATTGTTATACTTCCAAGCACTACCGTCTCGTTCCGTCGGTTTGAGTCGCTTTTATCTCAAATCTGGCTTAAACAAACGGAAACGGGCTGCAAGTGGAGATTCCTTCTCCCACCTGGAGACCTCCTTTAAGGAAGGGCTCGGGTCGTAGCCACAGGCACGGATGGGTTCAAGAGAATCCAGAAGTGTAATGCGTGATGCAGGGCAGTTGTTCCCGCCGGCGCAAAGTGGCTGTGATTGTGGGGGAACATAGGGGATCTTCAGTACTGCAGGGGTCGGTAAGACATTAACCAAACTGCTACTGAGGAGTTCACATTAGCGCAGAAGCTCGCATCAACGACCGTATTCGAGTCCCTGAGGTCCGACTCGTCGGTCCAGGCGGCGAACAGGTCGGTATCGTCAAAACAGACGATGCGCGAAAGCTGGCCTATGAAGCTGACCTCGACCTTGTAGAGGTTGCACCGAACGCCAAGCCGCCCGTGGCAAAGATCATGGACTACGGCAAGTTCAAGTACGAGCAGGCCCAGAAGGCCCGCGAAGCTCGTAAGAACCAGCAGCAGACCGTGGTGAAGGAACAGAAGTTCCGTCCGAAGATCGACGACCACGACTACGAGACCAAGAAGGGCAACGTCATCCGTTTCCTGGAAAAGGGCTCCAAGGTCAAGGTCACGATCATGTTCCGCGGGCGTGAGCAGTCTCGCCCGGAGCTCGGGTTCCGGTTGCTGGAGCGACTGGCAAACGACGTCGAGGAATACGGCGTAGTTGAGACCCGTGCCAAGCAAGACGGTCGCAACATGACCATGGTGCTGGGCCCGGTCCGCAAGGGCAAGAAGTAGTAACAGAACTAGTTGTTAGAGGTTTTTCACCAATGAAGCAGAAGACTCACAAGGGTGCCGCAAAGCGCATCAAGATCTCCGGTTCCGGCAAGCTGCGTCGCGAGCAGGCTAACCGCCGCCACCTGCTGGAGGGCAAGCCCTCCAAGCGCACCCGTCGCCTGAAGGGCACCGAGGACGTCGCTCCGGCCGATGTCAAGCGCATGAAGCGTCTGCTGGGCAAGGCATAACTTAAAGCCCGCTTTTCCACCCCTATACACCCAACCGCGCCATCGAGTGGATTCAGCGCTTGAGAAAGTGCTGGTTCGAGGCGCGCACTCTTAAAGAAAAGGAAGTATCACCGTGGCACGTGTCAAGCGCTCAGTGAACGCCAAGAAGAAGCGTCGCGAAGTACTGAAGTCCGCCAAGGGCTACCGTGGTCAGCGCTCCCGCCTGTACCGCAAGGCAAAGGAGCAGATGCTCCACTCCAAGACTTACGAGTTCCGCGATCGCAAGGCTCGTAAGAACGAGTTCCGCAAGCTGTGGATCCAGCGCATCAACGCTGGTGCTCGCCAGAACGGTATGACCTACAACCGTCTGATCCAGGGCCTGCGCCTGGCCGAGATCGAGGTCGACCGCAAGAACCTGGCTGAGCTGGCCGTCAACGACTTCGACGCATTCACCGCTCTGTGCGAGGCTGCAAAGGCTGCCCTGCCGGAGGACGTTAACGCACCGGCTGCTTCCTAAAGCCAGCCCTAAACGCGTAACGCGCACCCCATCCTGGACATCCAGGGTGGGGTTTTGTCGTATAGGGTCATATGCAAGCTGCGATTCCCGATAGATTGGAGGGGCAGCCCCGGATATAGCCGGGCAGAAGTCCGTTAAAAGCTAAGGAGAATCCGCATTGAAGACCTACACACGCGCCGCACTGGCAGCAGTCCTGGCTTTGTCTCTCAGCGGTTCCCTAGCATCCTGCAACATGAGCACTAACGAA is a window encoding:
- the infC gene encoding translation initiation factor IF-3 — translated: MSAEARINDRIRVPEVRLVGPGGEQVGIVKTDDARKLAYEADLDLVEVAPNAKPPVAKIMDYGKFKYEQAQKAREARKNQQQTVVKEQKFRPKIDDHDYETKKGNVIRFLEKGSKVKVTIMFRGREQSRPELGFRLLERLANDVEEYGVVETRAKQDGRNMTMVLGPVRKGKK
- the rpmI gene encoding 50S ribosomal protein L35; the protein is MKQKTHKGAAKRIKISGSGKLRREQANRRHLLEGKPSKRTRRLKGTEDVAPADVKRMKRLLGKA
- the rplT gene encoding 50S ribosomal protein L20, with the protein product MARVKRSVNAKKKRREVLKSAKGYRGQRSRLYRKAKEQMLHSKTYEFRDRKARKNEFRKLWIQRINAGARQNGMTYNRLIQGLRLAEIEVDRKNLAELAVNDFDAFTALCEAAKAALPEDVNAPAAS